In the genome of Actinobacillus lignieresii, the window AAGTATTATCGGCGGATGCCTTTGCTAAATTTGAAGAAGACGGTATTTTCAACCGAGTTACCGGTCAATCTTATTTAGATAATATTCTGACTCGCGGCGGTTCGGAAGAACCGATGGTATTGTTTGAACGCTTCCGCGGTCGCAAGCCAACCTTAGACGCTTTATTACGCCATAAAGGTATTGCGAACTAACCCCGCTCCATTCTTACAAGCGGTCAAATTTGCAAAAAATCTTGCAAATTCGACCGCTTATCTTTTTTTTATCGACTAAATCGCTATAATCTTGATAAATCAAATAATTAAGAGAAAACACAATGTCTTTAGATTTATCCGATATCCGCCAACAAATTACCCAACTTGACCGCCATTTACTCAAATTACTTGCCGAGCGTCATCGTCTCGCTTTTGATGTGGTGCGTAGCAAAGAAATCACACAAAAGCCGTTACGTGATATCGAACGGGAAAAAGCGTTATTACAAGCATTGGTGAGCCATGCCGAAGCGGAAAATTATCAATTAGATCCGCAATATGTCACACAAATATTCCAGCGTATTATCGAAGATTCGGTGCTGACTCAGCAAAATTATCTGCAAAATAAATTAAACGCGCAAAAAGAACAAAATGTATCGATTGCCTTCCTAGGTATGCGCGGTTCTTATTCCAATATGGCGTCTCGTCAATTTGCGAAAAAATATCAAGGTTCTTTAATTGAATTGAGCTGTGATTCGTTCCAACAAGTGTTTGATAAGGTGAGTGAGGGTGAAGCCGAATTCGGTGTACTTCCGCTTGAAAACACCACATCAGGTTCAATCAATGACGTATATGATTTACTGCAACATACCGATTTGGCGGTGGTCGGTGAATTGGCTTATCCGATTAAACATTGCGTACTGGCAAACGGCAATATTGATCTTGCTGAAATTGATACTTTGTACAGTCACCCGCAAGTGATTCAACAATGCAGCCAGTTTATTCAAAGTCTGAATAAAGTCCATATCAAATATTGTGAAAGCAGCTCGCACGCCATGCAGATGGTCGCTCGTTTGAATAAGCCGAATATTGTCGCATTAGGCAATGAGGACGGCGGAAAGCTCTACGGTTTAACCAATATCAAAACCGATATTGCCAACCAACAGAATAATATCACGCGCTTTATCGTAGTGGCAAAACAAGCGATTAACGTTTCGCCGCAAGTACAAACAAAAACGTTATTACTGATGACCACATCTCAACAAGCCGGTGCATTAGCGGATGCGTTGATGGTGTTTAAACAGCATCAAATCCGCATGACCAAATTGGAATCTCGTCCGATTTACGGTAAGCCTTGGGAAGAGATGTTCTATATAGAATTACAAGCGAATATTCATTCCGAAAATACGCAACAAGCGTTAAAAGCATTGGAAAACGTAACCAGCTATATCAAAGTATTAGGCTGTTACCCGAGTGAAATTATTGAGCCGGTAAAGCTGTAACAAGCGGTTAAATTTTAAGATTTTTTTGCAAATTCTTAGCGGAATAAATGGTTAAGGAGAGATTGTTATGGTAGATCGTTTAAAGATAGATACGTTGGAAGATGCATTTTATTCATTAGAAGAAACCATTAAACAGCTTTCGGATTTAGCGTGGTTTACTCAACAAAAATGGATTGTTCAAGATACCTTAATTGCCGGTGCGATTCAGAAATTCGAATTCGTTTATGAACTCAGTTTAAAAATGATGAAACGCCAATTACAACAAGAAGCGATTAATAACGATGATGTCGGTGGATACGGTTTCAAAGATATTTTACGTGAAGCGTTACGTTTAGGAATAATCAATGATATGAGCAAGTGGGTGGAGTATCGAGATATGCACAATATCACTTCGCACACTTATGACCAGCAAAAAGCGGATGCCGTTTATAGCCGAATAAGTGATTTTCTTGAACAAAGCCGTTTTTTAGTAGAGCAATTACGCCGGAGAAACCAAGATGATAAGTGATTACAGCCTTGATATTCAGCCTGAAGAATTACGCATCGTAAAAGAAATTCTACAAAAATATGTACCGAATTTAGCGGTATGGGCGTTCGGTTCACGAGTCAAGGGCACTGCTAAAAAATATTCCGATCTTGATCTTGCCATTATTACGGATACACCCTTAACTTTTTTAGAAAGTGATCATTTGCGAGAAGCCTTTTCAAAATCGGATTTAGTGTGGAAAGTCGATATTGTCGATTGGGCAAACACAAGCGAAAGCTTCAGGAAGATTATTCAGCAACGTTATGTTGTGATTCAATAAACCCATAACCTACGAGAGTGATAGATTTTAATCTATTGCTCTCTCATTTTTTAGTTTTATGTCGAAGTTAGTTAGAGTGGCATTACCCGTGCCGTTACATCGTTATTTTGATTATTTACTGCCGCCTTTTTTGTCGGCGGTCAAAGGCGTGCGTGTTGAAGTGCCTTTCGGTAATCAAACGAAAATCGGCGTGGCGGTGGATTTCCCTGAAACAAGCGATGTGCCTGAAGATAAGCTAAAACCGATTAAAGCGGTATTAGATTTAGAACCGATCTTTGACGAAGAAATTTGGACACTGCTTCGTTGGGCGGCTCGTTATTATCATGCGCCTATCGGCGAAGTGGCGATCAATGCTTTGCCGGTTAAATTACGTAACGGCGATAGTACCGAAAGATCGCAACCGGATTACTTTACTGTTACTGAGGCAGGGCGAGCAGCATTGCTCTCGGGTGAGAACAAGCGGGCCAAAAAACAGCAAGATTTACTGGCGAAACTGGCAGAAATTGCAAATTTTTTTGAAAAACCGGCCGCTTGTAGTCAATCGGCTTGGAAAGGGCTATTGGAAAAAAACTATATCGAACCGGTTAATGTGCCGTTTGAGCCGCAACATTGGCAAAAAAAATTGCAAAATCGACCGCTTGTAAACTTACATAATCGATTAGTGTTGAATAAACAGCAAAGCTTAGTGGTGAGCCGTTTAACGGTACAAAACGGTTTCGAAGCTTTTTTATTAAATGGCGTAACCGGTTCGGGCAAAACCGAAGTGTATTTGCAAGTGATCGAAGAGGTGTTAAAGCGAGGCGAGCAAGTATTGGTGTTAGTGCCGGAAATCGGACTGACCCCGCAAACGGTACAACGATTTAAAGCCCGTTTTAATGTTGAAATTGACGTGCTGCATTCGAATATGAATGAAACCGAGCGCTTGAATGCTTGGTTGCGAGCAAAAAACGGTGAAAGTGCGATTATCATCGGCACGCGTTCGGCATTGTTCAGCCAGTTTGAGAAATTGGGTTTAATCATTATTGATGAAGAACACGATAGTTCTTTCAAACAACAAGACGGCTGGCGTTATCACGCAAGAGATTTGGCAATTTTACGGGCAAAAAATTTACATATTCCGATTATTTTAGGATCTGCAACGCCAAGCTTAGAAAGCGTGCAGAATGCTCAAAACGGCAAGTTTATCGAACTATCTTTAACTGCCCGTGCCGGTAATGCTCAACAGGCGAAACAGCAACTGATTGATTTAAAAACGCAGCGTATTACCGCCGGACTTTCCGACCGCTTATTAGCGATGATGAAACAGCATTTAGAGCAAGGCAATCAGGTGATGTTGTTTTTAAATCGCCGCGGCTTTGCGCCGGTTTTGCTCTGCCATGAGTGTGGCTGGATGTGTGAATGTAACGCTTGTGAAAAGCCTTACACTTATCATCAGAAACAGAAAATCTTGCGTTGTCATCATTGTGCTTCACAGCGAGTGATCCCTCGCCAGTGCGGGCATTGCGGCTCAACCAATCTGATTACCACCGGAGTGGGGACGGAGCAGTTGGAGCAAGTGTTAAGTGAGCAATTCCCAACTTACCAAATTAGCCGTATCGACCGAGATTCCACCACTCGTAAAGGAGCATTGGAAAATCACTTAAATGATATCCGAGAAGGTAAAAGCCAAATCCTGATCGGTACGCAAATGTTAGCGAAAGGGCATCATTTCCCGAATGTTACATTGGTGGCGATTGTAAATGTGGATTCGGCATTGTTTTCGACCGATTTCCGTGCGGA includes:
- a CDS encoding chorismate mutase; amino-acid sequence: MSLDLSDIRQQITQLDRHLLKLLAERHRLAFDVVRSKEITQKPLRDIEREKALLQALVSHAEAENYQLDPQYVTQIFQRIIEDSVLTQQNYLQNKLNAQKEQNVSIAFLGMRGSYSNMASRQFAKKYQGSLIELSCDSFQQVFDKVSEGEAEFGVLPLENTTSGSINDVYDLLQHTDLAVVGELAYPIKHCVLANGNIDLAEIDTLYSHPQVIQQCSQFIQSLNKVHIKYCESSSHAMQMVARLNKPNIVALGNEDGGKLYGLTNIKTDIANQQNNITRFIVVAKQAINVSPQVQTKTLLLMTTSQQAGALADALMVFKQHQIRMTKLESRPIYGKPWEEMFYIELQANIHSENTQQALKALENVTSYIKVLGCYPSEIIEPVKL
- the priA gene encoding primosomal protein N', with the translated sequence MALPVPLHRYFDYLLPPFLSAVKGVRVEVPFGNQTKIGVAVDFPETSDVPEDKLKPIKAVLDLEPIFDEEIWTLLRWAARYYHAPIGEVAINALPVKLRNGDSTERSQPDYFTVTEAGRAALLSGENKRAKKQQDLLAKLAEIANFFEKPAACSQSAWKGLLEKNYIEPVNVPFEPQHWQKKLQNRPLVNLHNRLVLNKQQSLVVSRLTVQNGFEAFLLNGVTGSGKTEVYLQVIEEVLKRGEQVLVLVPEIGLTPQTVQRFKARFNVEIDVLHSNMNETERLNAWLRAKNGESAIIIGTRSALFSQFEKLGLIIIDEEHDSSFKQQDGWRYHARDLAILRAKNLHIPIILGSATPSLESVQNAQNGKFIELSLTARAGNAQQAKQQLIDLKTQRITAGLSDRLLAMMKQHLEQGNQVMLFLNRRGFAPVLLCHECGWMCECNACEKPYTYHQKQKILRCHHCASQRVIPRQCGHCGSTNLITTGVGTEQLEQVLSEQFPTYQISRIDRDSTTRKGALENHLNDIREGKSQILIGTQMLAKGHHFPNVTLVAIVNVDSALFSTDFRAEERLAQLYVQVAGRAGREEKQGEVVLQTHYPEHPLLKTLLEQGYLAFAQEALKMRKVMGLPPFAAQVLLRATGKDNQQVVNLLQNLTAYFQQKCTELGLQDIQLLPPFSAPMAKKAGHYRWLLLIQHRSRGILQQLIDQFDLDKANLGLQNNIRLTLDIDPQEIG
- a CDS encoding HI0074 family nucleotidyltransferase substrate-binding subunit gives rise to the protein MVDRLKIDTLEDAFYSLEETIKQLSDLAWFTQQKWIVQDTLIAGAIQKFEFVYELSLKMMKRQLQQEAINNDDVGGYGFKDILREALRLGIINDMSKWVEYRDMHNITSHTYDQQKADAVYSRISDFLEQSRFLVEQLRRRNQDDK
- a CDS encoding nucleotidyltransferase family protein, coding for MISDYSLDIQPEELRIVKEILQKYVPNLAVWAFGSRVKGTAKKYSDLDLAIITDTPLTFLESDHLREAFSKSDLVWKVDIVDWANTSESFRKIIQQRYVVIQ